The Sebastes umbrosus isolate fSebUmb1 chromosome 4, fSebUmb1.pri, whole genome shotgun sequence genome has a window encoding:
- the pdia3 gene encoding protein disulfide-isomerase A3, producing the protein MLRLIFCLFLAALSGFTWASDVIDYTDDDFDSKIGDHGLCLVEFFAPWCGHCKRLAPEYEAAATRLKGNVALAKVDCTANSNVCSKYGVSGYPTLKIFRDGEETGPYDGPRTADGIVSFLKKQAGPASVELKADADLAKYTSDQDSSVVGFFADDKSTAQIEFLKAASALRDNYRFAHTNSEALLQSHGVDGEGVILFRPPRLSNKFEDGSVKYSEDIYTSNKIKRFIQDNVFGICPHMTDDNKDQLKGKDLLVAYYDVDYDKNPKGSNYWRNRVMKVAKSFLDQGKKLNFAVASKSMFSHDISEFGMDGSSGEVPLVAIRTAKGDKYVMTEEFSRDGKALERFLQAYFDGTLKRYLKSEPIPENNDGPVKVIVAENFDSIVNDDSKDVLIEFYAPWCGHCKSLEPKFNELGEKLSGDPNVVIAKMDATANDVPSPYEVSGFPTIYFSPAGRKMSPKKYEGGREVSDFITYLKKEASSPLVVEEEETKKKRKKKDDDGKIEL; encoded by the exons ATGTTGAGGTTGATCTTCTGCCTCTTCTTGGCCGCTCTCTCCGGCTTCACCTGGGCCAGTGATGTGATCGATTACACCGATGATGACTTCGACAGCAAGATTGGAGACCATGGCCTctgtctggtggagttctttgCTCCTTG GTGCGGCCATTGTAAACGGCTAGCACCTGAGTACGAGGCGGCCGCCACACGTCTGAAAGGCAACGTCGCTCTGGCCAAG GTTGACTGCACAGCCAACAGCAACGTATGCAGCAAATACGGAGTCAGTGGCTACCCGACCCTGAAGATCTTCAGGGATGGAGAGGAAACTGGTCCCTATGATGGTCCCAGAACTGCAG ATGGGATTGTCAGTTTCCTTAAGAAGCAGGCTGGACCAGCTTCTGTGGAGCTTAAGGCTGACGCAGACTTGGCGAAGTACACTTCAGACCAAGACTCAAGTGTTGTTG GGTTCTTTGCTGATGACAAGAGCACAGCACAGATCGAGTTCCTGAAGGCAGCCAGCGCCTTGAGGGACAACTACCGCTTCGCCCACACCAACTCTGAGGCTCTCCTCCAGAGCCACGGCGTTGACGGAGA GGGAGTCATCCTGTTCCGCCCACCAAGACTCAGCAACAAGTTCGAAGACGGCTCCGTCAAATACAGCGAGGACATATACACCAGCAACAAAATCAAGAGGTTCATCCAGGACAATGT CTTTGGAATCTGCCCCCACATGACGGACGACAACAAAGACCAGCTGAAGGGGAAAGACCTGCTGGTGGCTTATTATGATGTTGATTATGACAAAAACCCCAAGGGCTCCAACTACTGGAGGAACAG GGTGATGAAGGTGGCCAAGAGCTTCCTGGATCAGGGCAAGAAGCTGAACTTCGCAGTGGCCAGCAAGAGCATGTTCAGCCACGACATTTCTGAGTTCGGCATGGACGGCAGCTCGGGAGAAGTGCCTCTGGTGGCCATCCGCACCGCCAAAGGAGACAAATACGTCATGACCGAGGAGTTCTC TCGTGATGGAAAAGCTCTAGAGCGTTTCCTGCAGGCTTACTTTGATGGCACGTTGAAGCGTTACCTCAAATCAGAGCCCATCCCAGAGAACAACGACGGACCCGTCAAG GTTATCGTGGCTGAGAACTTCGACTCCATCGTCAACGACGACAGCAAAGACGTTCTGATCGAGTTCTACGCTCCGTGGTGCGGACACTGCAAGAGCCTGGAGCCCAAATTCAACGAGCTGGGAGAGAAG CTTTCCGGTGATCCCAACGTTGTCATCGCCAAGATGGACGCCACAGCAAACGATGTGCCATCTCCATACGAAGTCAGCGG TTTCCCCACGATTTACTTTTCTCCAGCCGGACGTAAGATGAGCCCAAAGAAATACGAG GGAGGTCGCGAGGTGAGCGACTTCATCACCTacctgaagaaggaggcctccAGCCCcttggtggtggaggaggaggagaccaagaagaagagaaagaagaaggacGACGACGGCAAGATAGAGCTATAA
- the isg20 gene encoding apoptosis-enhancing nuclease: protein MMAESSKRNKAASRGLFSNYRYLCKKSMMLCAMEDTRARKICQNKIIITNVKRKTNHNEPQDTNKLVKKTKSSDANPESQSTLNSENKSADKPGVSEHHSLASAFRDTWEVDSGFSSETSPPASGRSSPCLSSITVVALDCEMVGTGPGGRCSELARCSILDYHGNVLYDKYVRPCQPVTDFRTRWSGIRRHHLYNAVPFAQAREEILSILEGKVVVGHSIYNDFEALDMFHPGHMVRDTCTTRRLSRLAGFPRERCLSLKIMASKLLNRKIQVGRRGHCSVEDALAALDLYKLVEGEWEQELQNKLRDDDVPREPSFASSNHYMQDEYWPNEVIADSQ from the exons ATGATGGCGGAGTCGTCGAAAAGGAATAAAGCCGCCTCGCGGGGGCTTTTCAGCAACTACCGGTATTTGTGCAAAAAATCCATGATGCTTTGTGCCATGGAGGACACAAGAGCCAGGAAGATATgccagaataaaataataatcaccaacgtgaagaggaaaacaaaccACAACGAACCACAAGATACAAATAAActggtgaaaaaaacaaaatcgaGCGATGCAAACCCGGAAAGCCAAAGCACTCTGAACTCTGAAAACAAGAGCGCTGATAAACCTGGAGTCTCTGAGCACCACAGTTTAGCCTCAGCCTTCAGAGACACCTGGGAGGTGGACAGCGGTTTCTCCTCTGAGACGAGTCCTCCGGCCAGCGGTCGTAGCTCACCGTGCCTTAGCTCGATCACGGTGGTGGCGTTGGACTGTGAGATGGTGGGCACGGGGCCTGGCGGGCGCTGCAGTGAGCTGGCCCGCTGCAGCATCCTGGACTATCACGGCAACGTGTTGTATGATAAATACGTCCGGCCGTGTCAGCCCGTCACAGACTTCAGGACTCGCTGGAGCGGCATCCGGAGGCATCACCTGTACAACGCCGTGCCCTTCGCTCAGGCCAGGGAGGAG ATCCTCAGTATACTTGAGGGCAAAGTGGTCGTCGGCCACTCCATCTACAACGACTTTGAGGCGTTGGACATGTTCCATCCAGGTCACATGGTCAGGGACACGTGCACGACGCGCCGCCTCAGCCGGTTGGCCGGTTTCCCCCGCGAGCGCTGCCTCTCCCTCAAAATCATGGCCAGCAAGCTGCTGAACAGGAAGATACAG GTGGGGCGGCGAGGTCACTGCTCAGTGGAGGACGCTCTGGCCGCCCTCGACCTCTACAAGCTGGTGGAGGGCGAGTGGGAGCAGGAGCTGCAGAACAAGCTGAGGGACGACGACGTTCCACGCGAGCCGAGCTTCGCCTCCTCAAACCACTACATGCAGGACGAGTACTGGCCCAATGAGGTCATAGCtgacagccaatga